The Drosophila biarmipes strain raj3 chromosome 2L, RU_DBia_V1.1, whole genome shotgun sequence genome has a window encoding:
- the LOC108033465 gene encoding trichohyalin — MKRTYLLLCLSLLTCNVANSAFLRPIDLSQLAKSSSIQQQQQQQLRGELSRDDNGDDDDATTLAPNSSEDYDTRPQYSFAYDVRDSLTGDDKRQEEKRDGDLVKGQYSLIEPDGTRRIVEYTADDVSGFNAIVSKQRLDEQQQRIAASSSSSSRYNSLEELQTRLTAQAIAEARSLVEAQEASQLQLEAQNRRESENQARNQAQQLMEQFQQQVQQQEQQRLQQEQQRLQQEQQLRDLQRIQEQRDREEREREQRERELRDRELRDRELRDRELREREQRDREQRDREQRDREQRDREDRRQQAERRQSQNQRLIDQQTLLLTQSLPSIQATVVSHPPTLLASRLPATTSSSRTTTLLTRERDLESWRQLPNARITIDRSSQPLILSQPSSATVQAQLISSPLLLESGNLNGLLTTRLNGNAARAGAALSWSNGRRLLNNDLWQLDRLDDREDSRRESEELRSNSAERRSKNW, encoded by the exons ATGAAACGG ACATACTTGTTGCTCTGCCTGAGCCTGCTGACCTGCAACGTGGCCAACTCGGCCTTCCTGCGCCCCATCGATCTTAGCCAGCTCGCCAAGTCCTCCAGCattcaacagcagcagcaacagcaactgcgcGGGGAACTGAGCCGGGACGACAACGGAGATGACGACGATGCCACCACTCTGGCACCCAACTCCAGTGAGGACTACGACACCCGTCCCCAGTACAGTTTCGCCTACGATGTGCGGGACTCGCTCACCGGCGACGACAAGCGGCAGGAGGAGAAGCGCGACGGCGACCTGGTCAAGGGCCAGTACTCCCTGATCGAACCCGATGGCACCCGTCGCATCGTGGAGTACACGGCCGACGACGTGAGTGGCTTCAATGCCATCGTGTCCAAGCAGCGTCTGGATGAGCAGCAGCAAAGGATCGCCGCCTCCTCGTCTTCATCGTCCCGCTACAACAGCCTCGAGGAGTTGCAGACCCGTCTCACCGCCCAGGCCATCGCAGAAGCCCGATCCCTGGTAGAGGCCCAAGAGGCCAGCCAACTACAGCTAGAGGCCCAGAACCGTCGGGAGTCGGAGAACCAGGCCCGCAACCAGGCCCAGCAGCTCATGGAACAGTTTCAGCAGCAGGTAcaacagcaggagcagcagcgccTGCAGCAGGAACAGCAGCGCCTGCAGCAGGAACAGCAACTGAGGGATCTCCAGCGCATCCAGGAGCAGCGTGATCGGGAGGAGCGGGAGCGTGAGCAACGGGAGAGGGAACTGCGGGATCGGGAGCTCCGTGACCGCGAACTCCGCGACCGCGAACTCCGCGAACGAGAGCAGCGTGACCGGGAGCAGCGGGATCGTGAGCAGCGGGATCGGGAGCAGCGTGATCGCGAGGATCGCCGCCAGCAAGCTGAGCGTCGCCAGAGCCAAAACCAGCGGTTGATCGATCAGCAGACCCTTCTTCTGACCCAAAGCCTGCCCAGCATCCAGGCCACCGTTGTCTCCCACCCACCCACATTGCTGGCCTCCCGCCTACCCGCCACCACCAGCTCCTCGAGGACCACCACCCTGCTGACCAGGGAACGCGATCTGGAGTCCTGGCGCCAGTTGCCCAATGCCCGCATCACCATCGATCGCAGCTCCCAGCCCCTGATCCTCAGCCAGCCCTCGAGTGCCACCGTTCAGGCCCAGCTGATCAGCTCGCCGCTGCTCCTGGAGTCGGGAAACCTCAACGGATTGCTAACCACCCGGCTGAATGGTAATGCCGCCCGCGCTGGAGCCGCCCTCAGTTGGTCCAATGGACGTCGCCTGCTAAACAACGACCTCTGG